A stretch of the Candidatus Jettenia sp. AMX2 genome encodes the following:
- a CDS encoding NAD(P)H-dependent glycerol-3-phosphate dehydrogenase, translating into MTSESPGKRITVIGNGGWGTALAILLHKKGYEITLWGAHAAYTQILKEKRENVKFLKGTPIPSGILITSDISRNIMNAQLIISATPTPYLRSVLTKLKDVFIPGTPIVSVTKGIENETLMRPSEIITSVLGKQPVALLLGPSHAEEVTRGLPTTIVASSDDAHLSQRIQQTFTTERFRVYTNPDMIGVELGAAMKNVIAIASGICEGLQFGDNSKAALITRGLAEISRLGIAMGAQRSTFSGLTGLGDLITTCISPYGRNRWVGEQIGKGKKLREILENMEQIAEGVWTTKSVMTLSGKYNVEMPITKEIYNVLFTNKSPLEAVSNLMMRTPRSEKEELL; encoded by the coding sequence ATGACCTCAGAATCACCTGGAAAAAGAATAACCGTTATCGGCAACGGAGGATGGGGGACTGCGCTCGCAATCCTGTTACATAAGAAGGGATATGAGATTACCCTCTGGGGCGCTCATGCAGCCTACACGCAAATCCTGAAAGAGAAAAGAGAAAACGTGAAGTTCCTGAAAGGAACCCCGATTCCTTCCGGGATCCTCATCACCTCCGATATCTCCCGCAATATAATGAATGCCCAACTCATCATTTCTGCAACCCCTACCCCCTACCTGCGTTCTGTGCTTACAAAATTGAAGGATGTATTTATCCCGGGAACACCCATCGTCAGTGTTACCAAAGGGATTGAAAACGAAACCCTCATGAGGCCGAGCGAGATTATTACCAGTGTCCTGGGAAAACAACCTGTTGCTTTACTGCTTGGTCCAAGCCATGCGGAGGAGGTCACTCGGGGATTGCCGACTACCATTGTAGCATCGTCGGACGATGCTCATTTGTCTCAGCGTATTCAGCAAACCTTTACTACGGAAAGATTCAGGGTTTATACAAACCCTGATATGATAGGTGTTGAATTAGGCGCTGCAATGAAAAATGTTATTGCCATAGCATCGGGAATATGTGAAGGCTTACAATTTGGTGATAATTCAAAAGCCGCCCTCATAACCCGCGGGTTAGCAGAAATTAGCCGCCTGGGTATTGCTATGGGGGCACAAAGAAGTACCTTTTCCGGACTTACCGGATTGGGGGACTTAATAACTACCTGCATCAGCCCTTACGGGCGGAATCGCTGGGTGGGCGAACAAATCGGAAAAGGGAAAAAACTCCGGGAAATTTTAGAAAATATGGAACAAATCGCAGAAGGTGTCTGGACCACAAAATCGGTTATGACACTCTCCGGTAAATACAACGTGGAAATGCCCATCACAAAAGAGATTTATAATGTGCTTTTTACCAATAAGAGCCCCCTTGAGGCGGTAAGCAACCTCATGATGCGCACACCACGGTCTGAAAAGGAAGAATTACTTTAA